A part of Pseudoliparis swirei isolate HS2019 ecotype Mariana Trench chromosome 8, NWPU_hadal_v1, whole genome shotgun sequence genomic DNA contains:
- the LOC130198410 gene encoding myomegalin-like isoform X5: MLMVYLSLSLIVFNVCTPLFCFSGQCCGRADFIQDPRSHDRYIALFNISSRLVHDSTITTALKGTCSLCLDFCSVDNSPPLQLHTLKQFEQHLNDLKKENFSLKLRIYFLEERIQQKYEESSEDVYRTNIELKVEVESLKQELQEKQQLLDKALKTAESLTNHNEAELQRRCRERQQEIDHMEQVLETKIQLLQEEAQLARSEAERMAPLAGSHSNASLFSLDTPMEDTPEDERPRSILSPSNTNKDRLIEELTKDLCSKETLITELSGEKTTLTLRVGELEGQVQELSSSLLQKDKDVDFYHEELGRERLRIEQEMQSLVEQQQTQLNQFECAASQCVSELQKAQLQVQSLQAKIHESEANNMKLQEKLSEMECELRSIRQAAQSQERTIQGLTESISTKDSEAQDLYQLMEGQNTTLCKLREMVHHNQLAQVKVPEGVSEYVMLAQLQTELVAVQSSLFCLGLELEASQRSLRRSQRQGDDLSRFKDRLDSDLQEVQQYREVTEKHNQDLLSALQKTRSELQAREAALKDAEVERHTVVQEKDRSIAQLKHSLQDKERQLQEYSEMLDSTGSSKPRDFLLEKLKERIKDRDGALERAIDDKFRCVEEREGQVRRLQLALREKERDLERLRCILSNNEETITSLDALVRGKELELEQAAEAYRNLQWLKQQSEEKERNTLREKDTIIRQLQAALQTHSLEAQDLTATLVARVQAGPTEVVEDLKARLALKEKLFQELLSDRSRQSNEHQAQVQEMLNTLSSKDQYLQDYAYRLSLVIGERTGQLQELRRQLSSRDRELCEMKRDKEREMGGEAQHLRSLLKEKEAFIKELMLSQEEAMQPSSKESEAEMTALHEELQLVLKKEREAQKELSALRSSLARQQDNKDSADHQCVLEQLVSEYNKLNDALRVEKRLYQNLTHIQTKCDSSEKIQALHTELDSVQALRRQLEEVLARTRNMALAQERAAKKQRDFGELSTDEEGEEEEEEGDDEDGTSDDFTDSIEEDDDKVTARSLASIQACGAEGVIGPLVSQRADVKQLEEARKTLEGQLEEIRSQLERDGYSSVAQMRSALQRLQQENQTLKETRGRAGAVVLRTNPERNHRSLNQEEEEHVQESDKEEETSPKPVGKRGHPRVSLSEERGKRHCKGPHPLTPPRHTHRPETGVESAGDSSKEGALWQDRDEGLREQAARLTSDLALNQQENRELLERLMVSEATVHAQAEQLKDYRVLLTETSVQQASKQVQVDLQDLGYETCGRSENEAEREDASSPEFDDLEMCTSLSNQQDYEGADGSWFAGSSNAGAFEMEDESAPLQHLVQDLRSQLSSCHKVIRGLQLRVRSLSTTSDYASSLERTPRKVNWAFETSPAPSGVEEDEGWMSDTQGIPSGPKPSRELQELMARVASLEAQLKSSRLEDKSQAEEGKCATWPGKYNSLIQAQARELSHLRQRIREGQGVSHILTQHLGDTTKAFEELLRANDIDYYMGQSFRQQLSQNSALAQRVLAKISGRERAESHDDKKGHELLALRLSKELQQKDKIIESLHTKLQQRPETPSSCHALSETTDHSDRTSLVSDESRTNEDLELCSDLDAREYQEEHGLQQPGQGSEQQVHPSILPPHGFLKSSSSCPNMHCSAPVGLTSQSSRALFRESISYSVPSGPDVWGREVISDPRPRALSVIAVRPELDMLYKRMNEQNRGFAVPHDKAQFSHSAGAHIQHNLSGYSQQSHHAFQQYQLGGIPEGHSIKSDSGLVTGRSLWDMENMVPQVGGYSGSSGHQQGSSHAGVHLIEEHLREVRILRQRLEESMRTNDRLRLQLEERLASTGRGGGAPTNIYIQGLDSVTQLCNEIRILNEENLGLKSRLQASTDTCEEVVQLREAVFTACARLKQAELEAEQWKEELRRLQAHAQEQGQQIHILRQERQASQEKTNRLQHEVSLLQQQLCESRELIHSLQGELQVYDQVCSSTKANKSFLCELPGLPVELGELLGEVRSLRAQLQNSVQENGALKQLELHKQLEQKLGVGSPRTPSLSALTASPQRENFYRRQLLHDPAPSPPVRDIGLFHCGSPGPPYSYLDDSHSTTNALESPTDLLEPHSELEGEAPDGSFANRNGRHAIGHVDDFSALQQQVLEGGGLVQRMETTLQAFLGPPLLEGPQRQSSGLVLDYGCVKSLLSNTKTLRQILEEAMSLLKMFWRAALPSTDPSFQNLKKEQCMQEELLSLKLRMSEQDEVLKGTVHRLRSTSRTKENMEHFIVNQLSRTRDVLKKARTNLEKNELRLSSLSSSSSSPYAAEDPGGAAGERPADRSFLKTSGASGAAANQRPAARKRSSQCLL; encoded by the exons AACATCGAGCTGAAGGTGGAAGTAGAGAGCTTGAAGCAGGAGCTCCAGGAGAAACAGCAGCTTTTGGACAAAGCACT CAAAACAGCAGAGAGCTTGACCAATCACAATGAGGCAGAGCTGCAGAGACGGTGTCGGGAGAGACAGCAGGAAATCGACCACATGGAGCAAGTGCTTGAGACTAAGATTCAGCTCCTGCAGGAG gaggCCCAGCTAGCACGCAGCGAGGCTGAGCGGATGGCTCCGCTGGCTGGATCGCACTCCAATGCCTCCCTGTTCTCCCTAGACACCCCCATGGAGGACACCCCAGAGGACGAGAGGCCTCGAAGCATCCTCTCCCCATCCAACACCAACAAAGACAG GTTAATAGAGGAGCTGACTAAAGACCTCTGCTCCAAGGAGACGCTCATCACCGAGCTGAGCGGAGAGAAAACAACACTCACACTCAGGGTGGGAGAGCTGGAAGGACAAGTTCAAGAGCTGTCTTCATCTCTGCTCCAGAAGGACAAGGATGTGGAT TTTTATCACGAGGAACTCGGCCGAGAGAGGCTGCGCATCGAACAGGAGATGCAG AGCCTCGTTGAGCAGCAGCAGACTCAACTGAACCAGTTTGAGTGTGCAGCCAGTCAATGTGTCAGCGAGCTGCAGAAGGCCCAGCTCCAGGTCCAATCCCTGCAGGCCAAGATCCACGAGAGCGAGGCCAACAATATG AAACTGCAGGAGAAGCTGAGTGAGATGGAGTGTGAGCTGCGTTCGATCCGCCAGGCTGCTCAGAGTCAGGAGCGAACCATTCAGGGTCTCACAGAGTCCATCAGCACCAAAGACAGTGAG GCCCAGGATCTGTACCAGCTGATGGAAGGGCAGAACACCACTCTGTGTAAGCTGAGAGAAATGGTCCACCACAACCAGCTTGCTCAAGTTAAG gtgccagagggggtcaGCGAGTATGTGATGCTTGCCCAGCTGCAGACCGAGCTGGTGGCGGTGCAAAGCTCCTTGTTCTGCCTCGGTCTGGAGCTGGAGGCCAGCCAGAGGAGTCTGAGACGGAGCCAGAGGCAAGGAGATGACCTGTCGAGGTTCAAGGACAGACTCGACTCCGATCTACAGGAGGTGCAGCAGTACAGGGAGGTCACTGAGAAGCACAACCAG GACCTGCTCTCTGCCCTCCAGAAAACCCGCTCTGAGCTGCAGGCTAGAGAAGCGGCTCTGAAGGACGCCGAGGTGGAGAGACACACTGTGGTGCAGGAGAAAGACAGGAGCATCGCACAGCTCAAACACTCGCTGCAGGACAAGGAGCGACAGCTACAG GAGTACTCTGAGATGTTGGATTCAACAGGAAGCTCCAAACCAAGAGATTTCCTGCTGGAGAAACTTAAAGAGCGTATTAAGGACAGAGACGGAGCTCTGGAG CGCGCCATTGACGACAAGTTCCGCTGTGTTGAGGAGCGTGAGGGCCAAGTGAGGAGGCTTCAGCTCGCCCTCAGGGAGAAGGAGCGGGACCTGGAGAGACTCCGCTGCATTCTGTCCAACAACGAGGAGACCATCACG AGTCTGGACGCCCTGGTGCGGGGCAAAGAGCTGGAGCTGGAACAGGCGGCAGAGGCCTACAGGAACCTCCAGTGGCTGAAGCAGCAgagcgaggagaaggagagaaacacTCTGAGGGAGAAGGACACCATCATCCGCCAGCTCCAGGCAGCTCTACAGACACACAGCCTGGAGGCACAG gatcTCACGGCCACCCTCGTGGCCCGAGTCCAGGCCGGGCCCACTGAGGTTGTCGAGGATTTGAAAGCTCGGCTGGCACTGAAAGAAAAACTCTTCCAGGAGCTGCTCTCGGACCGCAGCCGCCAGTCCAATGAGCACCAAGCACAGGTCCAGGAAATGCTCAACACTCTGAGCTCCAAAGACCAGTACCTGCAG gactaCGCCTACCGGCTCTCCCTTGTGATTGGCGAGCGGACTGGCCAGCTGCAGGAGCTCCGCAGACAGCTGTCATCTCGAGACCGAGAGCTGTGCGAGATGAAACGGGACAAGGAgagggagatgggaggagaggcgCAGCACCTGCGGAGTCTGCTCAAAGAGAAAGAAGCCTTCATCAAG GAGCTGATGCTGAGCCAGGAGGAGGCGATGCAGCCATCCTCCAAAGAGAGTGAGGCAGAGATGACGGCTCTCCACGAAGAGTTGCAGCTAGTGctgaagaaggagagggaggctcAG AAGGAGCTCTCTGCTCTGCGTTCATCCTTGGCTCGCCAGCAGGACAACAAGGACAGCGCTGATCATCAA TGTGTGTTGGAGCAGCTTGTGTCCGAGTACAACAAGCTGAATGACGCCCTGAGGGTGGAGAAGAGATTATACCAAAatctcacacacattcagaccAAGTGTGACAG CtctgagaagatccaggccctcCACACCGAGCTAGACTCGGTTCAGGCGCTCCGCAGACAGCTGGAGGAGGTCCTGGCCAGGACCCGTAACATGGCCCTGGCGCAGGAGCGGGCAGCTAAAAAGCAGCGTGACTTTGGAG AGCTCAGCACAgacgaggaaggggaggaggaggaggaggaaggagacgatGAAGATGGCACCAGTGACGACTTTACGGACAGCATAGAGGAGGACGATGACAAAGTGACGGCCAGAAGTTTGGCCTCCATTCAG GCGTGTGGAGCTGAGGGTGTGATCGGGCCGCTGGTGTCCCAGAGAGCTGACGTGAAGCAGCTCGAGGAAGCAAGGAAGACACTTGAAGGCCAGCTTGAGGAGATACGGTCACAGCTGGAGAGGGATGGATACTCCTCCGTGGCTCAGATGAG GAGTGCACTGCAgaggctgcagcaggagaaccAGACTTTGAAGGAAACCAGAGGACGAGCTGGAGCGGTGGTCCTGAGGACAAACCCAGAGAGGAATCACAGGAGCTTGaatcaggaagaggaggagcatgttCAGGAATCCGATAAAGAGGAGGAAACATCTCCAAAGCCGGTGGGAAAGCGAGGTCATCCGCGTGTTAGTCTGAGTGAGGAGCGCGGGAAGAGGCACTGCAAGGGTCCACACCCTCTGACGCCCCCTCGTCACACACACCGGCCGGAGACG GGGGTGGAGTCCGCTGGTGACAGCAGCAAGGAGGGCGCGCTCTGGCAGGACAGAGACGAGGGTCTTCGTGAGCAGGCGGCCCGCCTGACCTCTGATCTGGCCCTGAACCAGCAGGAGAACAGAGAGCTGCTGGAGAGGCTGATGGTGTCCGAAGCCACGGTCCACGCTCAGGCTGAACAACTGAAGGATTACAGAGTTCTGCTCA CGGAGACGTCGGTGCAGCAGGCCAGTAAGCAGGTGCAGGTGGATCTCCAGGATCTTGGTTATGAGACTTGTGGTCGCAGTGAGAACGAAGCGGAGAGAGAAGACGCCAGCAGCCCCG AGTTTGATGACCTGGAGATGTGCACGTCGCTGTCCAATCAACAGGACTATGAGGGCGCGGACGGCAGCTGGTTCGCTGGCAGCAGTAACGCGGGTGCTTTTGAAATGGAGGACGAGTCGGCGCCTCTGCAGCATCTGGTCCAGGATCTGCGCTCGCAGCTGAGCAGCTGCCACAAGGTGATCCGCGGGCTGCAGCTGCGTGTCCGCTCCCTGTCCACCACCAGCGACTACGCCTCCAGCCTGGAGCGAACCCCACGCAAG GTAAACTGGGCCTTTGAGACATCGCCGGCACCCAGCGGGGTGGAAGAGGACGAAGGCTGGATGTCTGACACCCAAGGCATTCCCTCAGGGCCCAAACCCAGCAGGGAACTGCAAGAACTGATGGCGCGAGTTGCGTCACTGGAGGCTCAACTGAAGAGCtccagactggaggacaaaAGCCAAGCAGAGGAGGGGAAATGTGCCACCTGGCCTGG GAAGTACAACTCTCTGATCCAGGCACAAGCTCGTGAGCTGTCCCACCTCAGGCAGAGGATAAGggaggggcaaggagtcagccATATCCTCACCCAGCACCTGGGCGATACCACCAAG GCCTTCGAGGAGCTGCTGCGGGCCAACGATATAGATTACTACATGGGTCAGAGCTTCAGACAGCAGTTGTCACAGAACTCTGCCCTGGCACAACGAGTGCTGGCCAAGATCAGCGGAC GCGAGCGTGCAGAGAGCCATGATGACAAGAAAGGCCATGAGTTGCTCGCCCTTCG GCTGAGCAAGGAGCTTCAGCAGAAAGATAAAATCATCGAGTCCCTCCACACCAAGCTGCAGCAGCGCCCTGAGACCCCGTCCAGCTGCCATGCCCTCTCGGAGACCACCGACCACTCAGACAGGACGTCCTTGGTGTCCGATGAGTCCAGAACCAACGAAGACTTGGAGCTGTGCTCGGATTTAGACGCCAGAGAATATCAGGAGGAGCACGGGCTGCAGCAGCCGGGTCAAGGATCAGAACAACAAG TCCATCCATCGATCCTTCCTCCTCATGGCTTCCTTAAGTCCTCCAGCAGCTGTCCCAACATGCATTGCTCAGCCCCTGTGGGTTTGACCAGTCAGTCCTCTCGAG CCCTTTTCAGAGAGTCCATCTCCTACTCTGTCCCCTCTGGCCCTGACGTCTGGGGTCGAGAAGTCATTTCTGACCCCCGGCCCAGGGCCCTGTCTGTGATTGCTGTTCGCCCAGAGCTGGACATGCTGTACAAACGGATGAATGAGCAGAATAGGG gCTTTGCAGTTCCCCACGACAAGGCTCAGTTCAGTCACTCAGCGGGGGCCCACATCCAGCACAACCTCTCCGGCTACAGCCAGCAATCCCATCATGCCTTTCAACAGTACCAGCTGGGCGGCATTCCCGAAGGCCACTCGATAAAGTCTGACTCTGGTCTCGTGACCGGACGGTCTTTGTGGGACATGGAAAACATGGTGCCGCAAGTCGGTGGCTACTCTGGATCGTCAGGACACCAGCAGGGAAGCAGCCATGCAG GGGTACATTTAATAGAGGAGCACCTGCGGGAGGTTAGGATTCTCCGTCAGCGCCTAGAGGAGTCCATGAGGACCAATGATCGGCTCCGATTGCAGCTGGAAGAGAGACTGGCCTCAACCGGGCGCGGTGGAG GGGCACCAACAAACATCTACATTCAGGGACTGGACTCTGTCACTCAGCTGTGCAATGAGATCCGAATCCTGAATGAAGAAAACCTGGGACTGAAGTCCCGCCTGCAGGCCAGCACAG ACACATGTGAGGAGGTGGTGCAGTTGCGGGAGGCGGTGTTTACAGCATGCGCCCGCCTGAAACAAGCAGAGCTGGAGGCAGAGCAGTGGAAAGAGGAGCTGAGACGACTTCAGGCTCACGCGCAGGAGCAAGGACAGCAGATCCACATATTGAGGCAGGAACGGCAGGCCAGTCAGGAGAAAaccaacag GCTCCAGCATGAGGTGTctctcctgcagcagcagctgtgtgaGAGCAGAGAGCTCATCCACTCCCTGCAGGGGGAACTACAAGTGTACGATCAAGTGTGCTCCAGCACGAAGGCCAACAAAA GCTTCCTGTGTGAGCTGCCAGGTCTCCCGGTGGAGCTGGGGGAGCTGCTCGGGGAGGTGAGGAGCCTGCGAGCTCAGCTACAAAACAGCGTCCAGGAGAACGGCGCCCTCAAACAACTGGAGCTCCACAAGCAGCTTGAGCAGAAGCTGGGTGTCGGCTCCCCTCGGACGCCCTCCCTCTCCGCCCTCACCGCCAGCCCCCAGAGGGAGAACTTCTACAGGCGACAGCTGCTGCACG ACCCAGCTCCGTCTCCACCGGTCAGGGACATTGGTCTGTTTCACTGTGGATCTCCTGGTCCTCCCTACTCATACCTGGACGACAGCCATAGCACGACCAATG CGCTTGAATCCCCAACGGACCTTCTTGAACCTCACTCCGAGCTGGAGGGGGAGGCCCCTGACGGATCATTTGCAAACCGCAACGGCCGCCACGCCATCGGTCATGTGGACGACTTCAGCGCTCTGCAGCAGCAAGTCCTGGAGGGCGGCGGCCTTGTCCAGCGCATGGAGACGACCCTGCAGGCCTTCCTCGGCCCACCGCTGCTGGAGGGCCCCCAGAGGCAGAGCAGCGGGCTG GTCCTGGACTATGGCTGTGTGAAGAGTCTGCTGTCCAACACCAAGACCCTGAGACAGATCCTGGAGGAGGCGATGTCCCTGCTGAAGATGTTCTGGAGAGCAGCTCTGCCCAGCACTGATCCCTCCTTCCAAAACCTTAAGAAG gagcagTGTATGCAGGAAGAGCTCTTATCCCTGAAACTGCGTATGTCAGAGCAGGATGAGGTTCTTAAAGGGACGGTACACAGACTGAGGAGCACCAGCCGCACCAAGGAGAACATGGAGCACTTCATCGTCAACCAGC tgTCAAGGACTCGTGATGTGCTGAAGAAAGCAAGGACAAATCTAGAG AAGAATGAGCTGAGACTTTCCTCtctaagctcctcctcttcctctccttatgCTG CTGAGGACCCAGGAGGGGCTGCCGGAGAGCGGCCTGCTGATCGCAGTTTCCTGAAGACCAGCGGTGCTTCCGGAGCTGCAGCCAATCAACGTCCAGCAGCGAGGAAGCGCAGCAGCCAATGCCTGCTTTAA